A part of Sinorhizobium chiapasense genomic DNA contains:
- the queF gene encoding preQ(1) synthase has protein sequence MTKTDVSGLSQLGTKVDLPQSPDEAVLERVPSSYAGTDFVVRFTAPEFTSLCPMTGQPDFAHIVIDYVPDGWLVESKSLKLFLHSFRNHGAFHEDCTIDIAKRLVSLLSPKWLRIGAYWYPRGGIPIDVFWQTGKPPEGTWLPDQGVPTYRGRG, from the coding sequence ATGACAAAAACGGACGTATCGGGACTTTCACAACTAGGCACCAAGGTTGACCTGCCGCAGAGCCCGGATGAGGCGGTGCTGGAAAGGGTGCCGAGCAGCTATGCCGGCACGGATTTCGTCGTCCGCTTCACGGCACCGGAGTTTACTTCGCTTTGTCCGATGACGGGACAGCCGGATTTCGCCCATATCGTCATCGACTATGTGCCGGATGGCTGGCTCGTGGAGTCGAAGTCGCTCAAGCTCTTTCTGCACTCCTTCCGCAACCATGGCGCTTTCCACGAGGATTGCACCATCGACATCGCCAAGAGGCTGGTGTCGCTGCTTTCGCCGAAGTGGCTGAGGATCGGCGCCTATTGGTATCCGCGCGGCGGCATTCCGATCGATGTCTTCTGGCAGACGGGCAAGCCGCCGGAGGGCACCTGGCTGCCGGATCAGGGTGTGCCGACCTATCGCGGGCGGGGTTGA
- a CDS encoding cation diffusion facilitator family transporter: MTASDSRTILRLAFWGMPLSIGVMGLKMLAWWVTGSVALLSDGLESIVNVIAAVIAYAMIGYAAKPADATHPFGHHKAEYFSAVIEGVLIVVAALLIMWEAVPEMMAPELLSAPALGLAINFAASVINAIWAYVLIRAGARYRSPALSADGHHILSDVVTSAGVLVGLLLAIATGYAILDPLLAVIVAGNILFQGWKVISRSVDGLMDRAVPAEEEEAIKQAIAANAGGSLGVHDLKTRQAGPAIFVDFHMVVPEAMPVGDAHDICDRIEDAIRVVHPGARIAIHVEPEGEKAHGVRVKTRSG; encoded by the coding sequence ATGACCGCGTCCGATAGCAGAACAATCCTGAGGCTGGCCTTTTGGGGCATGCCGCTTTCCATCGGTGTCATGGGGCTGAAGATGCTCGCCTGGTGGGTGACCGGTTCGGTTGCGCTGCTTTCCGACGGGCTGGAATCCATCGTGAACGTGATTGCCGCAGTGATCGCCTACGCGATGATTGGCTATGCCGCAAAGCCGGCGGATGCGACCCACCCGTTCGGGCACCACAAGGCGGAGTATTTTTCCGCCGTCATCGAAGGCGTATTGATCGTCGTGGCGGCTCTTCTCATCATGTGGGAGGCGGTGCCGGAGATGATGGCGCCAGAGTTGCTGAGCGCACCGGCGCTCGGTCTTGCGATCAATTTTGCCGCCAGTGTCATCAACGCGATCTGGGCTTATGTGCTGATCCGCGCCGGTGCCCGTTATCGCTCGCCGGCGCTGAGCGCCGACGGACACCACATTCTCTCCGACGTCGTAACGTCGGCCGGCGTGCTCGTCGGCCTTCTTCTTGCCATTGCCACCGGATACGCCATCCTCGATCCGTTGCTGGCGGTGATCGTCGCCGGCAACATCCTGTTCCAGGGCTGGAAGGTCATCTCGCGTTCGGTCGACGGACTGATGGACAGGGCCGTGCCGGCGGAGGAGGAGGAGGCGATCAAGCAGGCGATCGCGGCAAATGCCGGCGGCTCTCTCGGCGTTCACGATCTGAAGACACGGCAGGCTGGTCCGGCGATTTTCGTGGATTTCCACATGGTCGTGCCCGAAGCGATGCCCGTCGGCGACGCCCATGACATTTGCGACCGGATCGAGGACGCAATCCGCGTCGTTCATCCGGGCGCGAGAATAGCCATTCATGTCGAGCCGGAAGGCGAGAAGGCGCACGGTGTGCGCGTGAAGACCAGATCGGGATGA
- a CDS encoding anthranilate synthase, with protein sequence MATVILEDGAESYTTEGGIVVTRRRRDASYTDAISSCVDKLDERRGAVFSSNYEYPGRYTRWDTAVVDPPLAISSFGRSLWIEAYNGRGEVLLALIGEHLKSVADITIGASTARRLDLTINQPDRVFTEEERSKMPTVFTVLRAVTNLFHSAEDSNLGFYGAFGYDLAFQFDAIDLKLQRPDDQRDMVLFLPDEILVVDHYAAKAWVDCYDFAKGGLSTEGKAAEIAPEPFRTVNSIPPHGDHRPGEYAELVVKAKESFRRGDLFEVVPGQKFYERCESRPSEISNRLKAINPSPYSFFINLGNQEYLVGASPEMFVRVSGRRIETCPISGTIKRGDDPIADSEQILKLLNSKKDESELTMCSDVDRNDKSRVCVPGSVKVIGRRQIEMYSRLIHTVDHIEGRLRDDMDAFDGFLSHAWAVTVTGAPKLWAMRFIEGHEKSPRAWYGGAIGMVGFNGDMNTGLTLRTIRIKDGIAEVRAGATLLYDSNPEEEEAETELKASAMIAAIRDAKSANSAKAGRDVAPVGAGVSILLVDHEDSFVHTLANYFRQTGAAVTTVRTPVAEEIFDRVKPDLVVLSPGPGTPKDFDCKATIKKARARDLPIFGVCLGLQALAEAYGGDLRQLAIPMHGKPSRIRVLEPGIVFSGLGKEVTVGRYHSIFADPSSLPREFMITAESEDGTIMGIEHMKEPVAAVQFHPESIMTLGGDAGMRMIENVVAHLAKRAKTKAA encoded by the coding sequence ATGGCAACGGTAATTCTGGAAGACGGCGCGGAGAGCTACACCACCGAAGGCGGCATCGTCGTCACGCGCAGGCGGCGCGATGCGTCCTACACGGATGCGATCTCGTCCTGTGTCGACAAGCTCGACGAGCGGCGCGGCGCGGTCTTCTCCTCGAACTACGAATATCCCGGCCGTTACACACGCTGGGACACCGCCGTCGTCGACCCGCCGCTCGCCATCTCTTCCTTCGGTCGCTCGCTCTGGATCGAAGCCTATAATGGGCGCGGCGAAGTGTTGCTGGCGCTTATCGGCGAACATCTGAAATCCGTTGCAGACATCACCATTGGTGCGTCGACGGCGCGTCGGCTCGATCTCACCATCAACCAGCCGGACCGGGTGTTTACCGAGGAAGAGCGCTCGAAGATGCCAACGGTCTTCACGGTCCTGCGCGCCGTGACGAACCTTTTCCATTCGGCCGAGGATTCCAATCTCGGCTTCTATGGCGCCTTCGGCTACGACCTTGCCTTCCAGTTCGACGCGATCGACCTCAAATTGCAGCGGCCCGACGACCAGCGCGACATGGTCCTTTTCCTGCCGGACGAGATCCTCGTCGTCGACCACTATGCGGCGAAGGCCTGGGTCGACTGCTATGACTTTGCCAAGGGCGGCCTTTCGACCGAGGGCAAGGCGGCGGAAATCGCGCCGGAGCCGTTCCGCACCGTCAATAGCATTCCGCCGCACGGCGATCACCGCCCTGGCGAATATGCCGAACTCGTGGTCAAGGCCAAGGAAAGCTTCCGTCGCGGCGATCTCTTCGAGGTCGTACCGGGACAGAAGTTCTACGAGCGTTGCGAAAGCCGGCCGTCGGAAATTTCCAACCGGCTGAAAGCGATCAACCCTTCGCCCTATTCCTTCTTCATCAATCTCGGAAACCAGGAGTATCTCGTCGGCGCCTCGCCGGAGATGTTCGTCCGGGTCTCGGGCCGCCGCATCGAGACCTGCCCGATTTCCGGCACGATCAAGCGGGGCGACGACCCGATCGCCGACAGCGAGCAGATCCTGAAGCTGTTGAATTCGAAGAAGGACGAATCCGAGCTTACCATGTGCTCGGACGTCGACCGCAACGACAAGAGCCGCGTCTGCGTTCCCGGCTCGGTGAAGGTCATCGGCCGTCGCCAGATCGAGATGTATTCGCGGCTGATCCACACGGTCGACCACATCGAGGGACGGTTGCGCGATGACATGGACGCCTTCGATGGCTTCCTCAGCCACGCGTGGGCGGTGACCGTCACCGGCGCGCCGAAGCTCTGGGCCATGCGCTTCATCGAGGGCCATGAGAAGAGCCCGCGCGCGTGGTACGGTGGCGCAATCGGCATGGTCGGCTTCAATGGCGACATGAACACCGGCCTGACCTTGCGCACCATCCGCATCAAGGACGGGATCGCCGAGGTGAGGGCGGGCGCGACGCTGCTCTATGATTCCAATCCGGAAGAAGAAGAGGCCGAAACCGAATTGAAGGCATCCGCCATGATTGCAGCCATCCGCGACGCCAAGTCCGCCAACAGCGCCAAGGCCGGGCGCGACGTTGCGCCGGTCGGCGCAGGCGTCAGCATCCTGCTCGTCGACCACGAAGACAGCTTCGTCCACACGCTGGCGAATTATTTCCGGCAGACGGGGGCGGCTGTCACCACGGTGCGCACGCCGGTCGCGGAGGAAATTTTCGACCGCGTCAAGCCGGACCTCGTCGTGCTCTCGCCTGGACCGGGCACCCCGAAGGATTTCGACTGCAAGGCGACGATCAAGAAGGCAAGGGCGCGCGACCTGCCGATCTTCGGCGTCTGCCTCGGCCTTCAGGCGCTCGCCGAAGCCTATGGCGGCGACCTCAGGCAACTGGCGATCCCCATGCACGGCAAGCCGTCGCGCATCCGCGTGCTGGAACCTGGCATCGTTTTCTCCGGCCTCGGCAAGGAGGTAACCGTCGGACGCTATCATTCGATCTTTGCCGATCCTTCCAGCCTGCCGCGTGAATTCATGATCACGGCAGAGAGCGAGGACGGCACGATCATGGGCATCGAGCACATGAAAGAGCCTGTGGCGGCGGTGCAGTTCCATCCGGAATCGATCATGACGCTCGGCGGCGACGCCGGCATGAGGATGATCGAGAACGTGGTCGCGCATCTCGCCAAGCGGGCGAAAACCAAGGCCGCCTGA
- the trpLE gene encoding trpE operon leader peptide TrpLE, protein MIDARNISIWWWAR, encoded by the coding sequence ATGATAGACGCACGCAACATTTCGATCTGGTGGTGGGCTCGCTGA